The following are encoded in a window of Haemorhous mexicanus isolate bHaeMex1 chromosome 7, bHaeMex1.pri, whole genome shotgun sequence genomic DNA:
- the LOC132330152 gene encoding disintegrin and metalloproteinase domain-containing protein 9-like isoform X3, which translates to MEPLNTSSTFEHVLYELEDEQGIPFHCGVLNGSLEHQMFVKQSVKYTFSSNSTSSRDRLLREKRAVLPQKSYVELFVVVDHNRFLLKNSDPAAVQKETVELINYVDGMYSALNIQIVLVGLEVWTDANHISVMDGSAGDVLSRFVSWRQKDLLKRSRNDVGHLIIGRSSFSGSIGMAFVGTVCSHVQGGSISTLNHDRMLQHATVVAHELGHNLGMKHDDKRCPASYIMHSTDNGSRNFSTCSADDFEAFILSGGGNCLRNPPKTSNVYKEPVCGNNVVDKNEECDCGKPQECSNPCCDAATCKLTPGSQCAQGLCCKNCKFKVAGAECRAKQDACDLPEYCNGSTAYCPDDVYIMNGHPCSNSKAYCYYGVCQSFDSQCESIYGKGARKAPDICFEKANIKGDRFGNCGIKGGVYKKCPVQHSLCGKLQCTSVSLQNLPAWSVVNNASGVLCWSSDFDLGSDIPDPAQVHDGTACGENKACLGFECLDARYLGYSCDVKQKCNNNGVCNNNGNCHCNPGWAPPFCNQSGYGGSVDSGPAHTDTSLRDGLLIFFLLVLPVAILTAVAVFKRDAIRRKLCRKSRGQHRDSNGQEPKQSNRASHETRNNQPAASNHNIFTILHFPGTRQPVQTQLPAASSGLQRPPVPPRPVV; encoded by the exons ATGGAGCCCCTCAACACATCCAGCACATTTGAACATGTTCTTTATGAGTTGGAAGATGAGCAGGGTATCCCCTTCCACTGTGGGGTGCTGAATGGCAGCCTGGAGCATCAGATGTTTGTGAAGCAGTCTGTGAAATACACATTTTCATCAAACAGTAcctccagcagggacaggctcctCAGG GAGAAGAGAGCTGTCCTGCCCCAGAAAAGCTATGTAGAGTTATTTGTGGTTGTGGATCACAACAGG TTCTTGCTGAAGAATTCTGATCCTGCTGCAGTGCAAAAGGAAACAGTGGAGCTGATTAATTATGTTGATGGG atgtatAGTGCATTAAACATCCAGATTGTTTTGGTTGGATTAGAGGTTTGGACAGATGCCAACCACATATCTGTGATGGATGGTTCAGCTGGAGATGTGCTGAGCAGATTTGTTTCTTGGAGACAGAAAGATCTCCTGAAGCGCTCAAGAAATGACGTTGGTCACCTCATAAT AGGGAGAAGCTCTTTCAGTGGATCCATTGGAATGGCTTTTGTGGGTACTGTGTGCTCACATGTCCAGGGAGGGTCAATCAGCACT CTGAATCATGACAGAATGTTACAGCATGCCACAGTAGTGGCACATGAGCTGGGGCACAATCTGGGAATGAAACATGATGACAAGAGGTGTCCTGCATCCTATATCATGCACAGCACAGATAA TGGATCCAGGAATTTCAGCACCTGTAGCGCTGATGATTTTGAGGCTTTTATTCTAAGTGGAGGAGGAAACTGCCTTAGAAATCCTCCCAAAACAAGTAATGTGTACAAAGAACCTGTCTGTGGTAATAATGTGGTTgataaaaatgaagaatgtGACTGTGGCAAACCACAG GAGTGCTCCAACCCCTGCTGTGATGCTGCCACCTGCAAACTCACACCTGGCTCACAATGTGCTCAAGGACTGTGCTGCAAAAACTGCAAG TTTAaagtggcaggagcagagtgcaGAGCAAAACAAGATGCCTGTGATCTCCCTGAGTACTGCAATGGAAGCACTGCCTACTGCCCAGATGATGTTTACATCATGAATGGTCACCCATGCAGCAACAGCAAGGCTTATTGCTACTATGGAGTGTGCCAGAGCTTTGATTCACAGTGTGAATCTATCTATGGCAAGG gGGCACGAAAAGCACCTGATATATGCtttgaaaaagcaaatattaaagGAGATAGGTTTGGAAACTGTGGGATAAAAGGTGGAGTGTACAAGAAATGCCCTGTCCA GCACAGTCTGTGTGGGAAGCTGCAGTGCACCTCTGTCAGTCTCCAGAACCTCCCAGCCTGGAGCGTTGTCAATAACGCATCCGGGGTTTTGTGCTGGTCCTCTGACTTTGACCTAGGATCAGACATCCCTGATCCTGCCCAAGTTCATGATGGCACAGCCTGTGGAGAGAACAAG GCTTGTTTAGGTTTTGAATGTCTTGATGCAAGATATCTGGGCTACAGCTGTGATGTAAAGCAGAAGTGTAATAATAATGGG GTGTGTAACAACAACGGGAACTGCCACTGCAATCCGGGGTGGGCCCCTCCCTTCTGTAACCAGTCTGGCTACGGTGGCAGTGTTGACAGTGGTCCAGCTCACACAG ATACATCACTTCGGGATGGGCTGctgattttcttcctcctggtgctgcctgtAGCCATCCTCACTGCAGTAGCAGTATTTAAACGTGATGCAATAAGGAGAAAActttgcaggaaaagcagaggacAGCACAG GGATAGCAATGGGCAGGaaccaaagcaaagcaacagAGCAAGTCATGAAACAAGAAATAATCAG CCTGCTGCATCAAACCACAATATTTTTACCATATTGCATTTTCCTGGTACAAG GCAGCCAGTCCAAACCCAGcttcctgcagcttcctcagGACTTCAGCGACCCCCAGTCCCACCTAGACCAGTTGTCTGA
- the PSTK gene encoding L-seryl-tRNA(Sec) kinase has translation MRTAPAEAAEPAALAAAEQQQQHRRSGGSARVGLCLLCGLPAAGKSTLGRALSRRLPQRPGWACALLAYDELIPPEAFRTSPSPLLPGWKQSRRELLQCLEGLLRALLTGAPLPGAAQPGWPRFLGCCRREGLLPAALGDAGAASRPLVLLLDDNFYYQSMRYEVYQLARKYSLGFCQLFLECPVECCLQRNGLRSDPVPEHTIQLMARKIEMPDPRKNTWEQHSLILSSSDGISEDDEQIMNLLATALENPEMPNEEDTEQKEAARAICAASAVHQADQACRRAISEAMQDAKGKNILPSEMKSLAEELNKLKAEFLEDLRQGKTLKTQYSDPATSVISSFQHEATKVVNKYILK, from the exons ATGCGCACAGCGCCGGCGGAAGCGGCGGAACCGGCAGCGCTGGCGGCggcggagcagcagcagcagcaccggaggagcggcggcagcgcccgggtggggctgtgcctgctgtgcgGGCTGCCCGCGGCCGGCAAGTCCACCCTGGGCCGCGCCCTGAGCCGCCGGCTGCCGCAGCGGCCGGGCTGGGCCTGCGCGCTGCTCGCCTACGACGAGCTCATCCCGCCCGAGGCCTTCCGCACCAGCCCGTCCCCATTG CTGCCCGGCTGGAAGCAGAGCCGCCGcgagctgctgcagtgcctggagggGCTCCTGCGGGCGCTGCTCACCGGGGCGCCGCTGCCCGGCGCCGCGCAGCCGGGCTGGCCGCGCTTCCTGGGCTGCTGCCGCCGGGAGGGGCTGCTGCCCGCCGCCCTCGGGGACGCCGGAGCCGCCTCCCGGCCGCTCGTCCTCCTGCTGGATGACAACTTCTATTACCAGAGTATGCGCTACGAGGTGTACCAGCTGGCCCGCAAAT ATTCCTTGGGCTTCTGCCAGTTATTTTTAGAGTGTCCGGTGGAATGCTGCCTGCAGAGGAACGGCCTCAGAAGTGATCCTGTGCCTGAGCACACCATACAATTAATGGCAAGGAAAATAGAAATGCCAGATCCCAGGAAAAacacctgggagcagcacagcctcatTCTGAGCAGTTCTGATGGCATCTCAGAGGATGA tgAGCAGATCATGAACTTGCTGGCCACTGCTTTGGAAAATCCAGAGATGCCAAATGAGGAGGACACAGAGCAGAAG GAGGCAGCTCGAGCCATCTGTGCAGCCAGTGCTGTCCATCAGGCTGACCAGGCATGCAGGAGAGCCATCTCTGAGGCCATGCAGGATGCCAAAG GTAAAAACATTCTCCCGAGTGAGATGAAGAGCCTGGCAGAAGAACTCAACaaactgaaagcagaatttttggAAGACTTGAGGCAAGGAAAGACTTTGAAAACCCAATATTCTGACCCTGCTACAAGTGTTATTTCTTCATTCCAACATGAGGCAACCAAGGtagtaaataaatatattttaaaataa